One Halovivax ruber XH-70 genomic region harbors:
- a CDS encoding eCIS core domain-containing protein gives MGQEHGRSATQSLTMRGYGPEAQQHIYRATEETGTDPHDVPDAVLDVLATGGGQSLDASIQRALEERMDADFSDVEIHTGPAAAKAADAIDARAFTCGNAIVFNDGEYDPESAEGQHLLAHELAHVKQQTGAAISMMPQADADLEIDPDPQLEREADQAAEDALSGDEPLIVNRLGADVHIQRWKDQPRDAYGRFDQKDLDQYPHKKWGRQKRPPYARGQVEEVWRRADTDAEALDTGQVPDPHEPWRILTWDGGSRKGAWEMGHKQGREYRYLVEYYLQDVISEAEFRREYQNPDHYHPQHPDTNRSGQYDGEGEYWVSKWGTLEDNQ, from the coding sequence ATGGGCCAGGAACACGGGCGTAGTGCGACCCAGTCGCTGACGATGCGCGGCTACGGCCCAGAGGCCCAGCAGCACATCTATCGGGCGACGGAGGAGACGGGAACGGATCCCCACGACGTGCCAGACGCCGTCCTCGACGTGCTCGCGACCGGTGGCGGGCAGTCGCTCGACGCTTCGATTCAACGTGCGCTGGAGGAGCGGATGGACGCTGACTTTTCGGACGTGGAGATTCACACCGGCCCGGCGGCGGCGAAAGCCGCCGACGCGATCGACGCCCGGGCGTTCACCTGCGGGAATGCCATCGTGTTCAACGACGGCGAGTACGATCCCGAGAGTGCGGAGGGGCAGCATCTTCTGGCGCACGAGTTGGCGCATGTGAAACAACAGACCGGCGCGGCGATCTCGATGATGCCGCAGGCGGACGCCGACCTAGAGATTGATCCGGACCCGCAACTGGAGCGCGAGGCCGATCAGGCGGCCGAGGATGCACTCTCGGGCGACGAGCCGCTTATCGTGAACCGACTCGGCGCCGACGTGCACATTCAGCGGTGGAAAGACCAGCCACGGGACGCCTATGGGCGGTTTGATCAGAAAGATCTGGACCAGTACCCTCATAAAAAATGGGGGAGACAAAAACGCCCTCCGTATGCCCGAGGGCAGGTAGAAGAAGTATGGCGTCGAGCAGATACCGATGCTGAAGCGCTCGACACGGGACAGGTCCCCGACCCACATGAACCCTGGCGTATCCTAACCTGGGATGGTGGCTCTCGAAAAGGGGCCTGGGAAATGGGACACAAGCAGGGAAGGGAATACAGGTATCTGGTCGAATACTATCTGCAGGACGTAATCTCTGAAGCCGAGTTCCGTCGAGAGTACCAAAACCCCGATCACTACCACCCACAACATCCAGATACGAACAGAAGTGGCCAATACGACGGTGAAGGAGAGTACTGGGTGAGCAAATGGGGAACGTTGGAGGACAACCAATGA
- a CDS encoding Na+/H+ antiporter NhaC family protein — MTTRQVLVSLFAGVWVGALLVAEWNPIAATALTMDWIVAVVREPFDAKFIVLILFMGAGAAFIYRSGGILALERAIGDRVTTARDSQLLTWVIGVFIFFDSYTSTVVTGNATRELAQENRSSREMHAYVLDSTTSPVTTFGPVSNWVGFQVSMVIVGFEAADVTAAELDVTAFGLFLQSIPWNIYCFMAFFMVGFIALTQRFYGPMIDAEWRARSTGRTIREDATPLSDVSTDVGEPSELNPKLANFFVPIAVLLVVGLVSMWYLGGGHQPGVDVATAFEETDVALGLLYGAFAFMVTGFAGSLAYRTMDLDEASDTIIDGFNTMMIAVAIIVLAWAIGLAAEEVGTAEFIVDVMVGSGVPGSFLPLIVFLAAMFVAFTTGTSWGTMSILTPLAIPLGLELVGPSVLPVVIGMLFGGAIWGDHSSPISDTTVMSSIFAGSDHIDHVNTQVPFAATAAGATVVVLVLYGLGLRSPLVALPLAFALTIVAVLVLNKLDARRKGLPEVMPTAAAIESGAADADPLERDVAGADDGYDYLSPIPVIAVTITAAYVTLVFAFATLGG; from the coding sequence ATGACGACGCGGCAGGTGCTGGTGTCGCTGTTCGCCGGCGTCTGGGTCGGCGCGTTGCTCGTCGCCGAGTGGAACCCGATCGCGGCCACGGCGCTGACGATGGACTGGATCGTCGCGGTCGTCCGGGAGCCGTTCGACGCCAAGTTCATCGTCCTGATCCTCTTCATGGGCGCCGGGGCGGCGTTCATCTACCGTTCGGGCGGGATCCTGGCACTGGAACGCGCGATCGGGGATCGGGTGACCACCGCTCGCGATTCTCAGCTGCTCACCTGGGTCATCGGCGTGTTCATCTTCTTCGACTCCTACACGAGTACTGTCGTGACGGGCAACGCGACGCGCGAACTCGCCCAGGAGAATCGCTCCTCCCGGGAGATGCACGCGTACGTACTCGACTCGACGACGTCACCTGTGACCACGTTCGGCCCGGTGTCGAACTGGGTCGGCTTTCAGGTGTCGATGGTCATCGTGGGGTTCGAGGCGGCGGACGTCACCGCCGCCGAGCTAGACGTCACCGCGTTCGGCCTGTTCCTGCAGTCGATTCCGTGGAACATCTACTGCTTCATGGCCTTCTTCATGGTCGGATTTATCGCGCTCACCCAGCGGTTCTACGGGCCGATGATAGACGCCGAGTGGCGTGCCCGCTCGACGGGCCGGACGATCCGCGAGGACGCGACGCCGCTGTCTGACGTCTCCACGGACGTCGGCGAGCCGAGCGAGCTGAATCCGAAACTCGCGAACTTCTTCGTGCCGATCGCCGTCCTGCTCGTCGTCGGCCTCGTCTCGATGTGGTACCTGGGTGGCGGGCATCAGCCCGGCGTCGACGTCGCGACCGCCTTCGAGGAGACCGACGTCGCGCTCGGACTGCTCTACGGGGCGTTCGCGTTCATGGTCACCGGCTTCGCGGGCTCGCTCGCCTACCGGACGATGGATCTGGACGAGGCGAGCGACACGATCATCGACGGCTTCAACACCATGATGATCGCCGTCGCGATCATCGTCCTCGCGTGGGCCATCGGCCTGGCGGCAGAGGAGGTCGGCACCGCCGAGTTCATCGTGGACGTGATGGTCGGCAGCGGTGTCCCCGGCAGCTTCCTCCCGCTGATCGTCTTCCTCGCGGCGATGTTCGTCGCCTTCACCACCGGGACCTCCTGGGGCACCATGTCCATCCTGACCCCGCTCGCGATCCCGCTCGGCCTCGAACTCGTCGGCCCGTCGGTGCTCCCGGTCGTGATCGGGATGCTGTTCGGCGGTGCCATCTGGGGCGACCACAGTTCGCCGATCAGCGACACCACGGTGATGTCGTCGATCTTCGCCGGCTCCGACCACATCGACCACGTCAACACGCAGGTCCCGTTCGCGGCGACGGCTGCCGGCGCCACCGTGGTCGTCCTCGTGCTCTACGGCCTCGGACTGCGGAGCCCGCTCGTCGCGCTGCCGCTCGCGTTCGCGCTGACGATCGTCGCGGTCCTCGTGCTCAACAAGCTCGACGCGCGGCGCAAGGGCCTCCCCGAGGTGATGCCGACGGCAGCGGCCATCGAGTCGGGTGCGGCCGACGCGGACCCCCTCGAACGCGACGTCGCGGGGGCCGACGACGGGTACGACTACCTCTCGCCGATTCCCGTCATCGCGGTCACCATCACCGCCGCGTACGTCACGCTGGTGTTCGCGTTCGCGACACTCGGCGGGTGA
- a CDS encoding ankyrin repeat domain-containing protein: MTENDDDLYYHSELETAVIQNDGERFEALAEEANLHGRSDNGSTLLHKAASVGETEMVQRLIDRGIDTDIQNEGGKTALHVAVDNGHTEAGETLVTNGAALNIQDNSGAVPLFKLVYRNDVELAQLMIENGADPTIESNGGVSPLDIATEIDADDMVEILRQNPS, encoded by the coding sequence ATGACCGAGAACGACGATGACCTGTACTACCATTCGGAGTTAGAAACGGCCGTGATCCAAAACGACGGTGAGCGGTTTGAAGCCCTCGCTGAAGAAGCGAATCTGCACGGCCGGTCGGACAACGGAAGTACACTGTTGCACAAAGCGGCAAGTGTGGGCGAGACTGAGATGGTACAGCGGTTGATCGATCGTGGTATCGACACAGATATTCAAAACGAGGGCGGAAAGACTGCGCTTCACGTTGCCGTTGACAACGGCCACACTGAAGCGGGCGAAACTCTCGTCACAAACGGAGCGGCTCTCAATATCCAGGATAACAGCGGAGCTGTACCGCTATTTAAGCTAGTCTACCGCAATGATGTGGAACTAGCGCAACTGATGATCGAGAACGGGGCTGACCCGACAATCGAGAGCAACGGTGGCGTCTCACCGCTCGACATCGCCACGGAAATCGACGCCGATGACATGGTAGAGATATTGCGCCAAAACCCATCGTAG
- a CDS encoding HVO_A0114 family putative DNA-binding protein encodes MTENSPDHTHDPAADSESPSTLRITSKPFEEHRESVLDRAERWEQGEAVPHVVNFQDASRLQRILTPRRLELVRSLMEAPAESIRDLAARLDRDVRQVHDDLHLLHEYRIVHFTESGGAKQPSVPYDTVQIDIELSTPSADATESQASA; translated from the coding sequence ATGACCGAGAATTCGCCTGACCACACCCACGATCCCGCGGCAGACAGCGAGTCACCCTCGACGCTTCGCATCACGTCGAAGCCGTTCGAGGAGCACAGAGAGTCCGTCCTGGACCGCGCGGAACGCTGGGAGCAGGGCGAAGCGGTGCCACACGTCGTCAACTTTCAGGACGCGAGTCGCCTCCAGCGCATTCTCACGCCGCGCCGCCTGGAACTCGTGCGAAGTCTGATGGAAGCGCCCGCCGAGAGCATTCGCGATCTCGCCGCTCGCCTCGACCGGGACGTTCGACAGGTCCACGACGATCTCCACCTCCTGCACGAGTACCGCATCGTCCACTTCACCGAATCGGGCGGTGCCAAGCAGCCGTCGGTTCCCTACGACACGGTGCAGATCGACATCGAACTCTCGACTCCCTCGGCGGACGCGACCGAATCGCAGGCATCGGCGTAG
- a CDS encoding cation:proton antiporter, whose amino-acid sequence MSIHVSLDAVALIAAIVGLGTAAQFLAAVYRVPSVLFLILTGVAIGPEGLGLITPAVVGDALSTIVGVSVAIIIFEGTFRLEHGAIRTASKAVSRMITIGAVIAFVGTALTVRLLLGASWDIAFLIGALLVATGPTVIAPILAVVPVREEVATTLEVEGIVNDVTAAVLAVVLFKAMTAMHLAPKGYVWLFVQRLAMGVIVGFVVAGVVWYLLTQVEQPSATAPKTARLLALAGAVIAFAAADSVFSEAGIVAAATAGFTLGSLELPYRAEILQFMGDVTVLVLSFVFITLAALLEFAELLALGAAGLTVVAALMVVIRPLAVFGSTIGVGFTTSERLFVSFVGPRGIIPASVATLFAVRLQTEAPPSDPSGAHLLLGTVFLVILVTVVVEAGFARRIAGTLGVAESER is encoded by the coding sequence GTGTCCATACACGTCAGTCTCGACGCCGTCGCCCTCATCGCGGCCATCGTCGGCCTCGGTACGGCGGCGCAGTTTCTCGCCGCGGTCTACCGAGTGCCGAGCGTGTTGTTTCTCATCCTCACGGGCGTCGCCATCGGTCCCGAGGGTCTCGGGTTGATAACGCCCGCCGTCGTCGGCGACGCGCTCTCGACCATCGTCGGCGTGAGCGTCGCCATCATCATTTTCGAGGGCACGTTTCGGCTCGAGCACGGGGCCATCCGGACGGCGTCGAAGGCAGTCAGCCGGATGATCACGATCGGCGCGGTCATCGCGTTCGTCGGGACGGCGCTGACCGTGCGCCTGCTACTGGGAGCGAGCTGGGATATCGCGTTTCTCATCGGCGCGCTGCTGGTCGCCACCGGGCCGACGGTCATCGCGCCGATCCTCGCGGTGGTTCCCGTTCGCGAGGAGGTCGCCACGACGCTCGAAGTCGAAGGGATCGTCAACGACGTGACTGCCGCGGTGCTGGCGGTCGTCCTGTTCAAGGCCATGACGGCCATGCACCTCGCGCCGAAGGGGTACGTGTGGCTCTTCGTCCAGCGGCTCGCGATGGGGGTGATCGTCGGATTCGTCGTCGCCGGGGTCGTCTGGTACCTCCTTACGCAGGTCGAACAGCCATCGGCGACCGCGCCGAAGACGGCCCGACTGCTCGCGCTGGCCGGTGCCGTCATCGCGTTCGCCGCCGCCGACTCGGTGTTCTCGGAGGCCGGGATCGTGGCCGCCGCTACTGCGGGGTTCACCCTCGGGAGTCTCGAACTCCCCTACCGAGCGGAGATCCTGCAGTTCATGGGGGACGTGACGGTGCTAGTCCTCTCGTTCGTCTTCATCACGCTGGCGGCGTTGCTCGAGTTCGCAGAGCTCCTCGCGCTCGGAGCGGCCGGGCTCACGGTCGTCGCGGCGCTGATGGTCGTGATCCGTCCGCTGGCGGTCTTCGGCTCGACGATCGGGGTCGGCTTCACGACGAGCGAACGGCTGTTCGTGAGTTTCGTCGGTCCGCGGGGGATCATCCCGGCGTCGGTCGCGACGCTGTTCGCCGTCCGGCTGCAGACGGAGGCGCCGCCGTCGGATCCGTCGGGCGCGCACCTGCTGCTCGGCACCGTCTTTCTCGTTATTCTCGTCACGGTCGTCGTCGAAGCGGGTTTCGCGAGACGGATCGCCGGCACCCTCGGGGTAGCCGAGTCCGAGCGGTGA
- a CDS encoding SDR family NAD(P)-dependent oxidoreductase yields MTHQTVLVTGAGGGIGSAVAEAFAGDGWRTVLCGRSEAELESTAEAVSAAGGTPVVHPVDVRDEDGVFDALLETVPETLDVLLPAAAVMPHAPGERPLQAEDYEDVRAVLDTNVYGLFAVIREALQFMDPDGRVLVPSGAVARDPKPGMGAYAPSKAAAEALARGFAVDVDQTVGIVDPGIVATDLTGGAGRDPADVAELFRWAALECPPEELDGEIVGLREWKRATR; encoded by the coding sequence ATGACTCACCAAACCGTTCTCGTTACCGGTGCCGGCGGCGGGATCGGCTCGGCCGTCGCCGAGGCGTTCGCTGGCGACGGCTGGCGGACAGTTCTCTGTGGCCGATCCGAGGCTGAGCTCGAATCGACCGCCGAAGCCGTCTCGGCGGCGGGTGGCACACCGGTGGTTCATCCGGTCGACGTCCGCGACGAAGACGGGGTGTTCGACGCGCTCCTCGAGACGGTTCCGGAGACGCTAGACGTGCTGCTCCCCGCGGCCGCGGTGATGCCCCACGCACCTGGAGAACGACCGCTCCAGGCGGAAGACTACGAGGACGTCCGGGCGGTACTCGACACGAACGTGTACGGACTGTTCGCGGTGATCCGGGAGGCCTTGCAGTTCATGGACCCCGACGGCCGCGTGCTCGTCCCGTCGGGGGCGGTGGCGCGTGACCCGAAACCGGGAATGGGGGCGTACGCGCCCTCGAAGGCGGCCGCCGAGGCGCTCGCCCGCGGGTTCGCCGTCGACGTCGACCAGACGGTCGGCATCGTCGACCCGGGCATCGTCGCGACCGATCTCACCGGCGGGGCGGGGCGCGATCCGGCCGACGTCGCGGAGCTGTTCCGCTGGGCGGCGCTCGAGTGCCCGCCCGAGGAGCTCGACGGCGAAATCGTGGGGCTCCGGGAGTGGAAGCGAGCGACGCGCTGA
- a CDS encoding DUF2270 domain-containing protein, with protein sequence MEDSSSDEFDPTAPDQREIGRKMVEDSTGLGSMMAHAYRGEVDRVGTWRQRLDETTTWAVTLMAAILTWAFSSTDNPHYILLIGIVVVTIFLGIEARRYRDYDVFRSRARVIQENLFANALDPSQGTESHDWRVELSRDYRRPTLKVSLFEALANRLRRVYLALLSVLLGAWVFRITAFGPRQDWLTAAEIARIPGIAVVAVVGAFYVVLLVVTFWPHERHAKGEFREGEPGDWKETDG encoded by the coding sequence ATGGAAGATTCGAGTAGTGACGAATTCGACCCGACAGCACCGGACCAGCGGGAGATCGGCCGCAAAATGGTCGAGGACAGTACGGGACTCGGCTCGATGATGGCCCACGCCTATCGCGGAGAGGTAGACCGTGTGGGGACGTGGCGCCAGCGCCTCGACGAGACGACGACGTGGGCGGTGACGCTGATGGCAGCGATCCTGACGTGGGCGTTTTCGAGTACCGATAACCCACACTATATCCTGCTGATCGGGATCGTCGTCGTCACCATCTTTCTTGGCATCGAAGCGCGGCGGTACCGGGACTACGACGTCTTTCGCTCTCGTGCTCGAGTCATCCAGGAGAACTTGTTCGCAAACGCCCTCGATCCGTCCCAGGGCACCGAAAGTCACGACTGGCGAGTGGAACTGAGCAGGGACTATCGCAGGCCGACGCTGAAAGTCTCGTTGTTCGAAGCCCTCGCAAACCGGCTCCGGCGCGTCTACCTCGCGCTGCTCAGCGTCCTCTTGGGCGCTTGGGTCTTCAGGATTACAGCGTTCGGGCCGCGCCAGGACTGGCTGACGGCCGCTGAAATCGCCCGTATCCCCGGGATCGCTGTGGTTGCCGTTGTGGGTGCGTTCTACGTCGTCCTGCTGGTCGTCACCTTCTGGCCCCACGAGCGCCATGCCAAGGGTGAGTTCCGCGAAGGGGAGCCGGGTGACTGGAAGGAGACGGACGGATAA
- a CDS encoding NADH:flavin oxidoreductase/NADH oxidase, which yields MTDDVFSSLEIRETTIRNRFTLSPMCQYSVEERNGLATDWHRVHLGSRAVGGAGVVLTEATAVEERGRITPEDLGIWSDAHRDALAPVAEFVRSQGATPGIQLAHAGRKASKTRPWDGSEPLQPDDGGWETVAPSAVPYPYDDDPPVTTRLDAAGIADVVDSFRAGARRAREAGFEIAEIHAAHGYLLHEFLSPITNHRDDEYGGSFRNRTRILREITEAVRDEMGDSRPVFVRISATDWVDDRDSWDIEQSVRLADDLSDAGADLVDVSSGGIHPEQTVDWVGPNYQLRFAERIRNECDTDVLVGTVGGITAAEQADAIIRNDRADLAVVGRRFLNDPHFPLHAAVELGREDAVDIPVQYRRGF from the coding sequence ATGACTGACGACGTGTTCTCGTCGCTCGAGATCCGAGAGACGACGATTCGAAACCGGTTCACCCTGTCGCCGATGTGTCAGTACTCCGTCGAGGAACGAAACGGCCTCGCGACCGACTGGCACCGCGTCCACCTCGGCTCTCGCGCCGTCGGCGGCGCCGGCGTCGTGCTGACCGAAGCCACCGCCGTCGAGGAGCGCGGCCGCATCACCCCGGAAGACCTCGGTATCTGGAGCGACGCCCACCGCGACGCGCTCGCCCCCGTCGCCGAATTCGTCAGATCCCAGGGCGCGACGCCGGGTATCCAGCTCGCCCACGCCGGCCGAAAGGCGTCGAAGACGCGACCGTGGGATGGAAGCGAGCCCCTCCAGCCCGACGACGGCGGCTGGGAGACGGTCGCGCCGAGCGCCGTTCCGTATCCGTACGACGACGACCCGCCGGTGACGACGCGGCTCGACGCGGCCGGGATCGCCGACGTCGTCGACTCGTTCCGGGCGGGGGCGCGCCGCGCTCGCGAAGCCGGCTTCGAGATCGCGGAAATCCACGCCGCTCACGGCTATCTCCTCCACGAGTTCCTCTCACCGATCACGAACCACCGCGACGACGAGTACGGCGGCAGCTTCCGGAATCGGACCCGGATTCTCCGCGAGATCACCGAAGCCGTTCGCGACGAGATGGGCGACAGCCGGCCCGTCTTCGTCCGCATCTCCGCGACCGACTGGGTCGACGACCGCGACTCCTGGGATATCGAGCAGTCCGTTCGGCTCGCGGACGACCTCTCCGACGCCGGTGCCGATCTCGTCGACGTCTCCTCGGGCGGTATTCACCCGGAGCAGACCGTCGACTGGGTCGGCCCGAACTACCAGCTCCGGTTCGCCGAACGCATCCGAAACGAGTGCGATACCGACGTGTTGGTCGGCACCGTCGGCGGGATCACGGCCGCCGAACAGGCCGACGCAATTATTCGCAACGACCGCGCGGACCTCGCCGTCGTCGGCCGGCGGTTTCTCAACGACCCCCACTTCCCGCTTCACGCGGCCGTCGAACTCGGCCGCGAGGACGCCGTCGACATTCCCGTCCAGTATCGGCGCGGGTTCTAA
- a CDS encoding MFS transporter: MASDVSPSNGDTPILEGFKARVRYWAPAIAVSLTTFIVVVNASLMNVAIPTMVDEFDTTVTVIQGAVSLYSLVIAALILPAGTLPSRHSTRRVLAVALVAYAGGTLVAAISWNTTVLYLGWSLVQGAAAAVIFPLTFTVLTVSYEDDDRATAFGLLAGVHGVGSTLGPIIGGALTTYASWRWGFSLQIVGVVVILFFVRYVTPNPLSESRSSLDTGGTALSIVGATSLVVGFLLSGKYGWLVERRPFVVGEVQFNPFGTSPSIWFLGVGLLAFAAFVQYERRLERAGKSPLVPLHVLTNRPFLAGVITYNIRSIVSAGFVFIFPVYLQAVLGYTAFETGLALLPYSIASILFATGTTGWRKHVSPKTLVQVGIVCMGVGLLVLYGQTGPDQTIGRMIVPVTLYGAGVGLIVAQIGNMTMSAVPTANSPEASGVLNVSSSIGFAMGTAVLGSFFLGRFYGSVVDGVLRAEHETVSPAQRNDLVIALEDAAETATEATQQQFLDQLAPAQRRLLEGIFEAAMFDAQRATLLLLVLFVGLLLVASTFLPRQIPDADDGTDHSESPRGSTGDPSETGDHP, encoded by the coding sequence ATGGCCTCGGACGTGTCCCCTTCGAACGGGGATACGCCGATCCTCGAGGGCTTCAAGGCGAGGGTACGATACTGGGCGCCAGCGATCGCCGTGAGCCTGACGACGTTCATCGTGGTCGTCAACGCCTCGCTGATGAACGTGGCGATCCCCACGATGGTGGACGAGTTCGATACCACGGTCACCGTGATTCAGGGGGCGGTGTCGCTCTATTCGCTGGTGATCGCCGCCCTGATTCTCCCAGCCGGGACGCTGCCGTCCCGGCACAGTACGAGGCGCGTACTGGCGGTGGCACTGGTCGCCTATGCCGGCGGGACGCTGGTGGCGGCGATTAGCTGGAACACGACGGTTCTCTATCTCGGTTGGTCGCTCGTCCAGGGCGCCGCTGCCGCCGTGATATTCCCCCTGACGTTCACCGTCTTGACGGTCAGTTACGAAGACGACGATCGGGCGACGGCGTTCGGGCTGTTGGCCGGCGTGCACGGGGTTGGATCGACGCTCGGACCGATCATCGGTGGCGCGCTAACCACGTACGCGAGTTGGCGGTGGGGATTTTCGCTCCAGATCGTCGGTGTGGTGGTGATCCTCTTTTTCGTTCGGTACGTGACGCCGAACCCGCTGTCGGAATCGCGCAGTTCGCTGGATACGGGCGGGACGGCGCTGTCGATCGTCGGTGCGACGTCGCTCGTCGTCGGATTCCTGCTGAGCGGGAAGTACGGGTGGCTCGTCGAACGGCGGCCGTTCGTCGTCGGCGAGGTGCAGTTCAATCCGTTCGGGACGTCGCCGTCGATCTGGTTTCTCGGGGTCGGACTGCTCGCGTTCGCCGCGTTCGTTCAGTACGAACGCCGACTGGAACGCGCCGGGAAGTCGCCGCTCGTTCCCCTGCACGTCCTGACGAATCGTCCGTTTTTGGCCGGCGTGATAACGTACAACATTCGCTCGATCGTTTCGGCCGGGTTCGTGTTCATCTTCCCGGTCTATCTGCAGGCGGTGCTCGGATACACCGCCTTCGAAACCGGGCTCGCGCTGTTACCGTATTCGATCGCCTCGATCCTGTTTGCGACGGGTACGACCGGCTGGCGCAAGCACGTCTCCCCGAAGACGCTCGTCCAGGTCGGCATCGTGTGTATGGGCGTCGGACTGCTGGTGTTGTACGGGCAGACCGGCCCCGATCAGACGATCGGCAGGATGATCGTGCCGGTGACGCTCTACGGGGCCGGCGTCGGGCTCATCGTGGCACAGATCGGCAATATGACGATGTCGGCCGTCCCGACCGCGAACTCCCCCGAGGCGTCCGGCGTCCTGAACGTGAGCAGTTCGATCGGCTTCGCCATGGGGACCGCCGTCCTCGGCTCGTTTTTTCTCGGACGGTTCTACGGCAGCGTCGTCGACGGTGTCCTCCGAGCGGAACACGAGACAGTTTCGCCGGCGCAACGAAACGACCTGGTGATCGCGCTCGAAGATGCGGCGGAGACGGCGACCGAAGCCACGCAGCAACAGTTCCTGGACCAACTCGCCCCAGCCCAGCGGCGGTTGCTCGAGGGGATCTTCGAGGCCGCGATGTTCGACGCCCAGCGGGCGACGCTGCTCCTCCTCGTCCTGTTCGTGGGGCTCCTGCTCGTCGCATCGACGTTCCTGCCGCGGCAGATTCCGGACGCCGACGACGGAACCGACCACTCCGAATCGCCCCGTGGTTCCACGGGCGACCCGTCCGAAACCGGCGACCATCCGTGA
- a CDS encoding cupin domain-containing protein, with translation MEKVTIDEVDNQVNPLQVHDVRRPVSHALGIEHFAMNYFELEPGDSFSGGIHRHLDQEEVFYIETGTAAFEVGREREKHRVEAGELIRFEPGEFQKGYAVEDGEGVVGWALGAPSASHDWEQLESLVYCRDCDDERIHATDLTDDGRFRLTCNECGTEMTL, from the coding sequence ATGGAGAAAGTCACGATCGACGAGGTCGACAATCAGGTGAATCCGTTGCAGGTACACGACGTGCGCCGCCCCGTGTCGCACGCCCTCGGAATCGAACACTTCGCGATGAACTACTTCGAACTCGAACCGGGGGACTCGTTTTCGGGCGGCATCCACCGACACTTAGACCAGGAGGAGGTCTTCTACATCGAGACCGGAACGGCCGCGTTCGAGGTCGGACGGGAGCGCGAGAAACACCGGGTCGAGGCTGGCGAACTCATCAGATTCGAACCCGGCGAGTTCCAGAAGGGGTACGCCGTCGAAGACGGCGAGGGCGTGGTCGGCTGGGCACTCGGCGCGCCCAGCGCGAGCCACGACTGGGAACAGCTCGAATCGCTCGTCTACTGTCGTGACTGCGACGACGAACGGATTCACGCGACGGATCTCACCGATGACGGACGGTTTCGACTCACCTGCAACGAGTGCGGGACCGAGATGACGCTCTAG
- a CDS encoding SDR family oxidoreductase gives MNVLIAGSHGQVGRHATRILAESDHGARGMVRAESQSPDITDLGAEPVVADLTGDVSHAVEGIDAIIFAAGSGGEDVWGVDRDGAITLIEAAEAEGIERFVMLSSINADRPENSPEALREYLRAKAEADEDLRESDLTHTIVRPGPLTNEDGTGRIRTGTDLERDDVEIPREDVARTLVAALGAESTYGETFELAAGDESIEEALQAPLDG, from the coding sequence ATGAACGTGCTCATCGCCGGTTCACACGGACAGGTCGGCCGACACGCGACCCGCATCCTCGCCGAGAGCGACCACGGCGCCCGGGGGATGGTTCGTGCGGAGTCGCAGTCGCCGGACATCACGGACCTGGGCGCCGAGCCGGTCGTCGCGGATCTAACCGGGGACGTCTCGCACGCCGTCGAAGGAATCGACGCGATCATTTTCGCCGCGGGTTCGGGCGGCGAGGACGTGTGGGGCGTCGACCGCGACGGCGCGATCACCCTCATCGAAGCGGCCGAAGCCGAGGGCATCGAACGGTTCGTGATGCTCAGCTCGATCAACGCCGATCGGCCAGAGAACAGCCCGGAAGCGCTGCGGGAGTACCTCCGGGCGAAGGCCGAGGCCGACGAGGACCTCCGGGAGAGCGACCTGACGCACACGATCGTCCGGCCGGGGCCGCTGACGAACGAGGACGGCACCGGCCGGATCAGAACCGGCACCGATCTCGAGAGGGACGACGTCGAGATCCCTCGCGAGGACGTCGCCCGGACGCTGGTCGCAGCGCTCGGAGCCGAGAGCACGTACGGCGAAACGTTCGAACTCGCGGCCGGCGACGAGTCGATCGAGGAAGCGTTGCAGGCGCCGCTGGACGGCTGA